The Prosthecobacter sp. genome has a segment encoding these proteins:
- a CDS encoding choice-of-anchor K domain-containing protein: MLSSRFTVCDSASRSSICRAGFSLLELVITIAIIGVIVTLGVSLITDDAGSARVAKLESDVSTLNQMVALYVADGGNLAGLTSPQAVLDKMKRIRPQSEWQRHVGAVSGRLLDGRLRAKMTSQPDNDNNPRVVWNRTKNRFELTKASGTAVSEFYLDESLAGTDFGTETRTKSSVAFNSSTKGWIWGASVSDPAANYLNPQPFGTPTPANGFDPNESSPTSGDPPADESDGGSGGSGGGGGDPSTPPTVTKLPRPVITPAGGTFAFASFPSSATISPNGALPEVSKLMYRINSGTWIEFTGASIPLTPAMNLQARNETTRPAEYSTSSTTSQTYYRLTSSFSGTGEGNWGNAIGGTNLVTTIQNGSETSTFKHGNTKLDLGNGEYLDAGVENVLSFTREAFDTITPNTWFKFGELMMLNGTTFYNSEATGVTLSVNLTMTQPALNFTTHIDLGLTSTENTSDRLASADVVELKNPTTDVRVTIDGVEYRLELSWVTLDPGAGVVQGNKFLIFEGATAKAELRARFTSNH, from the coding sequence ATGCTATCGAGCAGATTCACGGTTTGCGATTCAGCCTCACGCAGTTCGATCTGCCGTGCCGGCTTTTCGTTGCTCGAACTGGTCATCACAATCGCCATCATCGGGGTGATTGTTACCTTGGGCGTCTCCCTCATCACTGATGATGCCGGTTCCGCCCGCGTGGCCAAGCTCGAATCGGATGTCTCGACACTCAATCAAATGGTGGCCTTGTATGTGGCAGATGGTGGCAATCTGGCTGGCCTTACCAGTCCCCAGGCGGTCCTCGACAAAATGAAGCGCATCCGCCCGCAGTCGGAATGGCAGCGTCATGTAGGAGCTGTCTCAGGCAGGCTGTTAGATGGACGGCTGCGCGCCAAGATGACTTCGCAGCCAGACAATGACAACAATCCGAGAGTGGTCTGGAACCGAACCAAGAACCGTTTCGAATTGACCAAGGCCAGTGGAACCGCCGTTTCTGAATTCTATCTCGACGAATCCCTCGCCGGAACGGACTTCGGCACCGAAACACGGACCAAGTCGTCCGTGGCTTTCAATTCGAGCACCAAAGGCTGGATTTGGGGTGCTTCGGTTTCAGATCCGGCGGCCAATTACCTCAATCCACAACCTTTTGGTACCCCAACCCCTGCCAATGGGTTCGATCCGAACGAATCCTCCCCCACATCAGGCGACCCGCCTGCAGATGAGAGCGATGGCGGCAGCGGGGGCTCAGGCGGCGGTGGTGGAGACCCTTCCACGCCTCCCACGGTGACGAAACTGCCGCGCCCCGTCATCACTCCGGCCGGCGGCACCTTTGCCTTCGCCAGTTTTCCCAGCTCGGCCACCATCAGTCCCAACGGTGCTTTGCCTGAGGTTTCCAAGCTCATGTATCGCATCAACTCTGGTACCTGGATCGAATTCACCGGTGCTTCCATTCCGCTCACTCCAGCGATGAATCTCCAGGCGCGCAATGAAACGACGCGCCCCGCCGAATACTCCACCAGTTCCACGACCTCCCAGACCTACTACCGGCTTACCAGTAGTTTCAGCGGCACCGGCGAAGGCAACTGGGGCAACGCCATCGGTGGCACCAACCTCGTCACCACCATTCAAAACGGCAGCGAAACCTCCACCTTCAAGCACGGCAACACCAAGCTTGACCTCGGCAACGGCGAATACCTCGATGCCGGCGTCGAAAACGTACTCAGCTTCACACGCGAGGCATTCGACACCATCACGCCGAACACCTGGTTCAAGTTTGGGGAGCTGATGATGCTCAACGGCACCACGTTCTACAACAGCGAGGCCACCGGCGTCACCCTCTCCGTGAATCTGACCATGACTCAGCCGGCGTTGAATTTCACCACGCACATCGACCTCGGCCTCACCAGCACCGAAAACACGAGCGACCGCCTCGCCAGCGCCGACGTCGTGGAACTCAAAAATCCCACCACGGATGTCCGTGTCACCATCGACGGCGTCGAATACCGCCTGGAGCTTTCCTGGGTCACGCTCGATCCAGGTGCCGGCGTCGTGCAGGGAAACAAATTCCTCATTTTTGAAGGTGCCACTGCGAAGGCGGAACTGCGCGCTCGCTTCACCAGCAACCATTAA
- a CDS encoding bifunctional serine/threonine-protein kinase/formylglycine-generating enzyme family protein, whose protein sequence is MQSSSRTPPDIRDHETLRLIGRGAFGEVWLARSVTGVLRAVKVVWREDYDRPDSFEREFEAIKRFEPISRRHEALVPILQVGRNDHDGFYYYVMELADDLERGRDIDAETYKPHTLGLQMRKDKCVSAEQCIKLGATIAEGLDYLHRNQLIHRDVKPSNLIFIDGICRLADIGLVALLGQRSFVGTEGFVAPEGPGTAASDIFSLGMVLYEASTGKDRLDFPDLPSCTESGADLEVWRRLQDAICTACAPKAKQRFVNAREMALALRGEPLPSSRRLMWTWIAAGSAALMLAVGFGMWLAQNHRARALMAMNNSVPRLKIVTTPPDVVVFAGEEQLGVTPLELNPAEGVPVIYQLRLPGHKQIEIEHIASDRKPAVFDLKMEPSRLPQKGERWMNSLGMAFKPGQGGHVSADPVEMKFFRRFLEATGRSFEGKVVRFQQGKETAYLVVVPDGDAEAFRYWLTDRDRSEAFLSQEHHYEVEPFYFVESGLPAADEMPDGREADTSPDEEKNWRAFLLRVERQTYGSVIVRSQPEKVRVFQHEQFLGETPLELPRVRTGPVEFELREEGFADVVLEGEVKEGEQAELFADMQTRKAVTFGRQWKANSLGMNFVPLGDVMISAWETRHRDFIEYSKAAQARRPGRVEDSGKGGSLPVAGVDRNEARAFCAWLTERERNAGLIAPKDVYRLPTDEEWSRAVGLPLERGTTPEDRNGRIRGIYSWGFDWPPPSGVDNLADMNAARKASLDSAIAGYEDKFPFLAPVTALQPNERGISGLAGNVSEWVETDYEPVPAAKPGELPKPVLGTMRGGNWRTASQEELLASARMPVPPETRRNTIGFRVVLAHGK, encoded by the coding sequence ATGCAGTCTTCGTCACGCACGCCCCCGGACATTCGCGATCATGAAACGCTCCGCCTCATCGGGCGGGGGGCGTTTGGGGAGGTGTGGCTGGCGCGGAGTGTGACGGGCGTGCTGCGCGCGGTGAAAGTGGTGTGGCGGGAGGATTACGACCGGCCGGACTCGTTTGAGCGTGAGTTTGAAGCGATCAAACGCTTCGAGCCGATCTCACGCCGCCATGAGGCGCTGGTGCCGATCCTGCAAGTCGGGCGCAACGATCATGATGGCTTCTACTATTACGTGATGGAGCTGGCGGATGATCTGGAACGCGGACGTGACATCGACGCGGAGACGTACAAGCCCCACACGCTGGGTTTGCAGATGCGGAAGGACAAATGCGTGTCCGCAGAGCAATGCATCAAGCTGGGAGCGACGATTGCGGAGGGGCTCGATTATTTGCACCGCAATCAGCTCATTCATCGCGACGTGAAGCCGTCGAATTTGATTTTCATCGACGGCATCTGCCGGCTGGCGGACATCGGGCTGGTGGCGTTGCTGGGGCAGCGCAGTTTCGTGGGTACGGAAGGCTTTGTGGCTCCCGAGGGGCCGGGAACGGCGGCGTCGGATATTTTTTCGCTGGGCATGGTACTGTATGAAGCGAGTACGGGGAAGGACCGGCTGGATTTTCCTGATTTGCCGTCATGCACGGAATCAGGAGCCGATTTGGAGGTGTGGCGCAGATTGCAGGATGCAATTTGCACGGCCTGCGCGCCGAAGGCGAAGCAGCGCTTCGTCAATGCGCGTGAGATGGCGCTGGCTCTGCGTGGCGAGCCGTTGCCATCGTCACGTCGTCTGATGTGGACGTGGATCGCGGCTGGTTCAGCGGCGTTGATGCTGGCGGTGGGCTTTGGCATGTGGCTGGCACAGAACCACCGCGCCCGGGCACTGATGGCGATGAACAACAGCGTGCCGCGGCTCAAGATCGTGACAACGCCGCCAGACGTGGTGGTGTTTGCCGGTGAGGAGCAACTCGGCGTGACGCCACTGGAACTGAACCCCGCCGAGGGCGTGCCGGTGATCTATCAACTGCGCCTTCCGGGGCACAAGCAGATCGAGATCGAGCACATCGCGTCAGATCGAAAGCCGGCGGTGTTTGATTTGAAAATGGAGCCGTCGCGTTTGCCACAGAAAGGTGAGCGCTGGATGAACAGCCTGGGCATGGCATTCAAACCGGGGCAGGGCGGGCATGTCAGCGCCGATCCGGTGGAGATGAAGTTTTTCCGCCGCTTCCTGGAGGCCACAGGTCGTTCGTTCGAAGGCAAGGTGGTGCGGTTTCAGCAAGGCAAGGAGACGGCATATCTCGTCGTCGTGCCTGATGGCGATGCGGAGGCGTTTCGCTACTGGCTGACGGATCGTGACCGCAGCGAGGCGTTTTTGAGCCAGGAACATCATTACGAGGTAGAGCCGTTCTACTTTGTCGAGAGCGGCCTGCCTGCGGCGGATGAAATGCCTGATGGCCGCGAGGCTGATACGAGTCCTGACGAAGAGAAAAACTGGCGTGCGTTTCTGCTGCGCGTGGAACGCCAGACCTACGGCAGTGTAATCGTGCGCAGCCAGCCGGAGAAGGTGCGGGTGTTTCAGCACGAGCAGTTTCTGGGTGAGACACCGCTGGAACTGCCGCGTGTGCGCACGGGTCCGGTGGAGTTTGAACTGCGGGAAGAAGGCTTCGCCGACGTGGTTCTCGAAGGAGAGGTGAAGGAAGGTGAGCAGGCGGAACTGTTTGCCGACATGCAGACACGCAAGGCGGTGACCTTTGGCCGACAATGGAAGGCAAACAGTCTGGGCATGAATTTTGTGCCGCTAGGAGATGTGATGATCTCCGCCTGGGAGACACGGCATCGCGATTTCATCGAATACTCCAAGGCTGCACAGGCTCGTCGCCCTGGTCGGGTGGAAGACAGCGGCAAAGGCGGCTCGCTGCCTGTGGCTGGGGTGGATCGCAATGAAGCGCGGGCGTTTTGTGCCTGGCTTACCGAGCGCGAACGCAACGCCGGTCTGATTGCTCCCAAGGATGTGTATCGTCTGCCGACGGATGAGGAATGGAGTCGCGCGGTCGGCCTGCCGCTCGAACGCGGCACTACACCTGAAGATCGCAACGGACGCATCCGTGGCATTTATTCCTGGGGCTTCGACTGGCCACCGCCCTCGGGCGTGGACAATCTCGCGGACATGAATGCCGCGCGCAAAGCCAGCCTCGACAGCGCCATCGCTGGTTACGAGGACAAATTTCCGTTTCTGGCGCCCGTGACGGCCCTGCAGCCGAATGAGCGCGGCATTTCGGGTCTTGCCGGCAATGTTTCCGAATGGGTGGAGACGGACTACGAGCCGGTTCCTGCCGCAAAACCCGGCGAGCTTCCCAAACCAGTGCTGGGCACGATGCGTGGTGGTAACTGGCGTACCGCCTCGCAGGAGGAGCTGCTGGCCTCGGCCCGCATGCCCGTGCCGCCGGAGACTCGGCGGAACACGATCGGCTTCCGCGTGGTGCTGGCCCACGGGAAATAG
- a CDS encoding DUF1326 domain-containing protein, with amino-acid sequence MKTILWKAAMAAVLTLCGALQSSIAADTAKTETKQPSWNVTGELEEACSCHAPCPCWFKSVPSRMTCDGAQMVFITKGSYGKTSLDGLAVAQFVQSPEGKSMFESFGNWNFDNVYIDERATEAQRTALKEISAHLFPLAAKKREFKFVPITRQIQGAEHLVTVGTFGSFSGHLIEGGLGGPPKVSNPPLADPTHKEYLQGQATVMTYNDSGQKWKYENSNYMRNKFKVDDRQYAKFEADMAKKMAAMNAPKK; translated from the coding sequence ATGAAAACGATTCTTTGGAAAGCGGCCATGGCCGCTGTGCTCACTCTGTGTGGCGCTTTGCAATCCAGCATCGCTGCCGACACGGCCAAGACAGAGACGAAACAACCCTCGTGGAATGTGACAGGCGAGCTGGAGGAAGCCTGCTCGTGCCATGCGCCCTGCCCCTGCTGGTTCAAATCGGTGCCTTCGCGCATGACCTGCGACGGAGCGCAGATGGTCTTCATTACCAAAGGCAGCTATGGCAAGACCTCGCTTGATGGTCTCGCAGTGGCCCAGTTCGTGCAAAGCCCGGAGGGCAAGAGCATGTTCGAGTCCTTCGGCAACTGGAACTTCGACAACGTCTATATCGACGAACGCGCGACCGAGGCGCAGCGCACCGCTCTGAAGGAGATCAGCGCGCACCTCTTCCCGCTGGCGGCTAAGAAGCGCGAGTTCAAGTTCGTGCCCATCACCCGTCAGATCCAAGGCGCGGAACACCTTGTGACCGTCGGCACGTTCGGCAGTTTCTCCGGGCATCTGATCGAGGGCGGACTCGGCGGCCCGCCGAAAGTGTCGAACCCGCCGCTGGCCGATCCCACGCACAAGGAATACCTGCAGGGCCAGGCCACCGTCATGACCTACAACGACTCCGGCCAGAAATGGAAATACGAAAACTCCAACTACATGCGCAACAAGTTCAAGGTGGACGACCGCCAGTATGCGAAGTTCGAAGCCGACATGGCCAAGAAAATGGCCGCCATGAACGCTCCGAAGAAATAA
- a CDS encoding ThuA domain-containing protein, with amino-acid sequence MKPIQLLTFLVASAVSLQAATSEGKQKLVLIAGKPSHPPGMHEFRAGTILLEKCLQSVPNLIVDRHELGWVSDEKTFDNADAVVIYADGGGKHPAVVDGHLETLRKLIAKGVGFGCMHYGVEIVPDQAGKEFQEWLGGHYENAYSCNPIWDANYAELPKHAITRGVEPFTTKDEWYFHMRFRPAFGHGVRSANDGAAKFAPILVATPADATRDGPYVYPKGPYPHIQAEKGSPETMMWAIERADGGRGFGFTGGHFHDNWGNNNVRKAVLNALLWVTKVEVPEKGVESTVTADDLKHNLDPKAAPKPKSAGIEMPRVFQRVAIR; translated from the coding sequence ATGAAGCCGATCCAACTGCTTACCTTCCTCGTCGCTAGTGCCGTTTCACTCCAGGCAGCCACGTCGGAGGGCAAACAGAAGCTCGTTTTGATCGCCGGCAAGCCCTCGCATCCGCCGGGCATGCATGAATTCCGCGCGGGAACGATACTGCTGGAAAAGTGCCTGCAAAGCGTGCCGAATCTGATCGTGGACCGCCATGAACTGGGCTGGGTGAGTGATGAGAAGACCTTCGACAACGCAGACGCGGTGGTAATTTACGCGGACGGCGGTGGCAAGCATCCCGCTGTGGTCGATGGACATCTCGAAACGCTGCGCAAGCTGATCGCGAAGGGAGTGGGCTTCGGCTGCATGCACTACGGCGTGGAGATCGTGCCAGATCAGGCGGGCAAGGAGTTTCAGGAATGGCTGGGCGGGCACTATGAGAACGCCTATTCCTGCAATCCCATCTGGGATGCAAACTACGCGGAACTGCCCAAGCATGCGATCACGCGCGGCGTGGAGCCGTTTACGACGAAGGATGAGTGGTACTTCCACATGCGCTTCCGCCCGGCCTTCGGTCATGGGGTGAGATCAGCGAACGATGGCGCGGCTAAGTTTGCGCCGATCCTGGTGGCAACGCCAGCGGATGCGACACGTGACGGCCCTTATGTTTATCCCAAAGGCCCGTATCCGCACATCCAGGCGGAGAAAGGCAGCCCTGAGACGATGATGTGGGCCATCGAACGTGCCGACGGCGGACGCGGATTCGGCTTCACCGGTGGTCATTTCCACGACAACTGGGGCAACAACAACGTGCGCAAGGCCGTGCTGAACGCGCTACTGTGGGTAACGAAGGTCGAAGTTCCTGAGAAAGGCGTCGAATCGACCGTGACGGCGGACGATTTGAAACATAACCTCGATCCCAAAGCCGCGCCAAAACCAAAGAGCGCCGGGATCGAAATGCCACGCGTGTTTCAACGCGTGGCGATCCGTTGA
- a CDS encoding aldo/keto reductase yields the protein MKRNRLGRTGIVVTDICMGTMTFGLQADEKTSFAIMDRAIDAGIDFFDTAEMYPVPPSAELFGVTEQIVGKWLKGRTRGELIVASKVTGPGHGWFRPPIRGGFTALDRRQIFQACEDSLRRLQTDYIDLYQTHWPDHGMEQAETLGALTDLIDQGKIRAWGSSNETSWGVMKNLWEAEKHGLARMASVQNNFSLINRRCESELAQVCRQENVSLLPYSPLGGGVLCGKYNGGALPKGARFTDYIQNGGPRQKRMAARFVNERSLETTARLQLIAADLGISVTALALAWSKQHDFVASTIVGATTVAQFEESLQAADLVLSAETLARIDEIDAEIPCAMTEDGLRRL from the coding sequence ATGAAACGCAACCGCCTCGGCCGCACCGGCATCGTCGTCACGGACATCTGCATGGGAACCATGACCTTCGGCCTCCAGGCCGATGAGAAGACCTCCTTCGCCATCATGGACCGCGCCATCGACGCCGGGATCGACTTTTTCGACACCGCCGAGATGTATCCTGTGCCACCGAGCGCCGAACTCTTCGGCGTCACCGAGCAGATCGTCGGCAAATGGCTCAAGGGCCGCACTCGGGGCGAGCTCATCGTCGCCAGCAAAGTCACCGGCCCCGGTCATGGCTGGTTCCGTCCGCCGATTCGCGGCGGCTTCACCGCGCTGGACCGCCGCCAGATCTTCCAGGCCTGCGAGGACAGCCTGCGCCGCCTGCAAACTGATTACATCGACCTCTACCAGACGCATTGGCCCGACCACGGCATGGAGCAGGCCGAAACGCTCGGCGCACTGACCGATCTCATCGACCAGGGCAAAATCCGCGCCTGGGGCAGCAGCAATGAGACAAGCTGGGGCGTGATGAAAAACCTCTGGGAGGCCGAGAAGCACGGCCTCGCCCGCATGGCCTCCGTGCAGAACAACTTCTCCCTCATCAACCGCCGCTGCGAAAGCGAACTCGCGCAGGTCTGCCGCCAAGAAAACGTCAGCCTCCTGCCCTACTCCCCGCTCGGCGGTGGCGTGCTCTGCGGCAAATACAACGGCGGTGCTTTGCCGAAAGGCGCCCGCTTCACCGACTACATCCAGAACGGCGGCCCGCGTCAGAAACGCATGGCCGCCCGCTTCGTGAATGAGCGCAGCCTCGAAACCACGGCACGCCTCCAGCTCATCGCCGCCGACCTCGGCATCAGCGTCACCGCGCTCGCCCTCGCCTGGAGCAAGCAGCACGACTTCGTCGCCTCCACCATCGTCGGCGCCACCACCGTCGCGCAGTTTGAAGAAAGTCTCCAAGCCGCCGATCTCGTGCTCAGCGCCGAAACGCTGGCACGCATTGATGAAATCGACGCCGAGATTCCGTGTGCGATGACCGAGGATGGGTTGAGGAGGTTGTAG